CGATCTCGCCGACCTGCTCCCGCTTGAGGTTGTAGACGTTGACTTTCATGGCGCGCTCCTAGCTCTTGATCTCGACGTCGACGCCGGCCGAAAGATCGAGCTTCATCAGGGCGTCGAGGGTCTGCTGCGTCGGCTCGATGATGTCGAGGAGCCGCTTGTGCGTGCGGATCTCGAACTGCTCGCGCGACTTCTTGTCGACGTGCGGTCCGCGGAGGACCGTGTAGCGGCGGATCTCCGTGGGCAGGGGGATGGGGCCCGCGACGTGCGCGCCCGTTCGCTTCGCGGTCTCGACGATGTCGCTCGTGGACTTGTCGAGAAGCTGGTGATCGAACGCCTTGAGGCGGATCCGGATCTTCGTGGTGTCGGCCATGACGCTGCTTCTTCCTTACTTGAGGATCTTCGTCACGATGCCCGCGCCGACGGTCTTCCCACCCTCGCGGATCGCGAACCGCATCTGCTCCTCGAGCGCGACCGGCGCGATGAGCTCGATGTCCATCGTGATGTTATCGCCCG
The Polyangium spumosum DNA segment above includes these coding regions:
- the rpsJ gene encoding 30S ribosomal protein S10, with amino-acid sequence MADTTKIRIRLKAFDHQLLDKSTSDIVETAKRTGAHVAGPIPLPTEIRRYTVLRGPHVDKKSREQFEIRTHKRLLDIIEPTQQTLDALMKLDLSAGVDVEIKS